The Ignavibacteriales bacterium sequence GATCCGCTTGAAGGTAAAATTGAAATTCTTGCCAAGCCGAAAGGCAAGCGACCGACTTCAATTGAACTTCTTTCCGGAGGAGAGAAAACTTTAACCGCTACTGCTCTTCTCTTTGCGATTTATCTTGTTAAACCAAGTCCGTTTTGTATTCTTGATGAAGTTGACGCGCCTCTTGATGATGCAAATATAGACCGCTTCACCAAACTGATAAAGGAATTCAGCGTTAAGACTCAATTTATAATTGTAACTCACAACAAACGAACGATGGAAGCATCGGAAACCATGTACGGCGTAACAATTCAGGAAGAAGGTATTTCTAAATTGGTAGGCGTTCGTTTTGAAGAAATACCATCAACTTATGAACCTCAATAACAAATCATATAAAATATTTGTTGACTTCGATGGAACGATTACACAAACCGATGTCGGCGAGGCAATGTTTCTAAGATTCGGCGATGCTGTCAAATCCAAAGCCTGGGTTGATGAATGGATTGATCAAAAAATAAATTCGATGGAACTGTGGAGATTGCTCTGCAGTCAGGTAAACAATTTTGATGAAAATGAATTTGATCTTTTTTTAGATGAGATAAAAATTGATCCGGCATTTAAAAAATTTGTAAATTACTGCGCTACCGAAGGATTTGAGTTACGTGTTTTGAGTGACGGTTTTGATTTTTACATTCAAAAATTTTTAGAGCGCGAAGGACTAGCGCATCTCGAAGTTTATTCCAATAAACTCTCGTTTGATGAGGAGAATAAATTAATCCCTCTCTTCCCTTTTACCGACGAAGAATGCACACAATGCGGAAATTGCAAACGGAATCATGTTTTGAATTTTAGCAGTGATGAAGATTACACTTTCTATATCGGAGATGGCATTACAGATATTTGCCCGGCACAATTTTGCGATTTCATTTTCGCGAAGCATTCATTACTGCGACATTGTGAGATAAATAGAATTACATTCTTCCCGTATTCAACTTTCGATGATGTTATCAAAAAAATTGATGAACTAAAAGCGAAAAAACGACTTAAGAAAAGACATCAAGCAGAACTAAAACGAAGAGAAGTTTTTATTCAAGGATAACAACATTTAGTATTAGGTAAATAGTGATTAGTCGTTAGACTAACTACTATGGTCTAAATACTAGATACTAATTACTAAATACTATGAAAAAAATTGCACTGAAAATATTTAAATACCGAAGCTACACGCCAATTCCATTTTTGATTCTGATGGTGGTTTTTCAAAAAGCCGATATTACAAGTATCGTCATTGGTTTTTCTATAGCGCTACTCGGCGAGTTTTTCCGTTTGTGGGGCGTTAGTTACGCCGGCAGTGAGACACGTACAACTAATGGAGTCGGCGGAACTTTTCTTGTTGTTTCCGGCGCCTTTGCATATCTGCGCAATCCGCTTTACCTCGGCAATATGCTGATGTACCTTGGAATTGGAATAATGTCTATGGCACTCTTTCCATATTTGCAAATTTTTGCTCTCTTGTTTTTCTTTTGGCAGTACACTGTAATTATTAAAGAAGAAGAAAGTTTTTTACAAACAAAGTACGGTAAGAGCTATAAAGATTATTGTGCGGTAATTCCAAAATTAATTCCGTCGTTCAAAAAGTATAAAAATCCGGGTTTGGAACAACCGGAATATCAATTACAGAAAGGTCTTCGCTCTGAAAGAAGAACATTGCAGGCATTCTCTTTAATTGTTTTGATAATAATAATTCGTTACGTCTTGAGTCTGAATTGAGTAAAAAATTAATGATAGTTGCAGGCGAGGCATCTGGTGATCTTCACGGCGCAAGTTTAATAACCGAATTAAAGCGGCTCGATAGTTCTATAGAAATTTTTGGTATCGGCGGTGATAAAATGATTGCTGCCGGAATGAAAGCTCAATTTCATATAAAACAGATGGCTTTTCTTGGATTCATTGAAGTACTGAAACATCTTCCATTCATCAGCAAAGTCAGAAAGGAACTTCTTCAAAAAATTTCCGATGAAAAGATTGATACAGTTGTGTTGATTGATTATCCGGGTTTCAATTTAAACCTCGCAAAGAAATTACATGAACTCGGAAAACAAGTTATCTATTATATATCTCCACAAGTCTGGGCATGGGGAAAAGGCAGAATTGATAAGATTAGAGAAGTAGTGAACAAAATGATTGTAGTATTTCCATTTGAAGAAAAAATGTACCGGAGCTATAATGTAGACGTAGCATATGTCGGGCATCCGCTTATAGAACATGTTGAGAATTATCCTTATCTCACAAAAACGGAACTTTATACCAAGCTTGGTTTAAATAAAGATAAAGAAATATTACTCCTTTTGCCCGGAAGCCGTAAGCATGAAATTGGAAAAATATTTCCGGAGTGTATTGCGGCCGCGGAAAAACTATCTAAAGAATTTAATTTACAAACGGTTGTTGCATGCTCGGAAAATATTGACGAGAATTTCTTTACCGGACTAACACAGGTTAAGGATTTCAAATTAGTGAAAGGATTTACATACGATCTTCTTAAGCATTCACATTTTGGAATTATTAAATCTGGCACATCAACGCTTGAAGCCGGTCTGTTTGAACTTCCTTTTATAGTTGTTTACTCTACAAATTATTTTACCTACGGACTAGGACGAATTCTTGTTCAAATAAAAAATATTGCTATGGCAAATATTATTCTTGAAGAAAATGTAATTGATGAATTGATTCAATATGATGTAAACGCAGAAAATATTTATGTAAAAAGTGCAGCAATTCTGAATAGCAACGAAAAGTACAACGCAATAAAACAGAAACTCGGTTTAATAAAAGCAAAACTTGGCGGAACGGGAGCTTCCCGTAAAACTGCCGAATTAATTAATATGCGCCTTAATGAAGCTAAGTAATTTTCAACGAAATGTTCTTCGATATATTGGAATCCGGTTTGCAAGCGCCGCCATCCGGCTTTTGCTAAGATCTCTCAGAATAACAACCGTTAATGGAGAATCGTTATCAAGATTGCAGCAAGAAAAGAAAAATTTTGTAACTGCATTCTGGCACGGTTCAATGATGATCGGGTGGTTTATTCACCGGAACGATAATGCTTCTGCACTTGTTAGTCAGAGTAAAGACGGTGATGTTCTTGCAAGCATACTCGAAAAGTGGAATTATCACGTTGTACGCGGTTCAAGTTCAACCGGCGGAAGTGATGCGTTGACCGTTATGATTTTGCTTATTAGAGAAGGATACTCGTTGGCAATTACACCAGACGGACCACGCGGACCAATTTATAATATGAAAGCCGGCGCTGTAATCACTGCAAAGAAATCGAACGTGCCGTTGTTTTTGGTTGGAATAGGAATAAAGAAAAAGTTTGTATTAAAAAGCTGGGACCGTTTTGAAGTGCCAAAACCGTTCAGCAAAGTTGTTGTTGTTTATTCCGAACCGATTTATATAGATCAGAATTTGAGTCACGAAGAAACAAATCAAAAAATAATTGAGTGCGAAGAGTTATTAAATAAATTACATAAGGATGCTCTAAGTCTGTGCTAGATTTTTTAAGAATAATATTATCACCATTGGTTGTCGTCTATTCGTTAATAACAAAAATTCGAAACTTGTTCTTTGATAAAAATATTTTTTCCGCATCAAAGGTTGATGCAAAAATAATTTCAGTTGGAAATTTAACCGTCGGTGGCTCGGGAAAAACTCCCGCAACAATGATGATTGCGAAAACGCTTAAAGGTAAAAATAGAAAAGTTGGACTTTTAAGCCGCGGGTATGGTAGAAACTCTATCGGTTACGTTTATGTGAGTGACGGCGAAAAAATCTATACATCTGTTGATGAATGCGGCGATGAAATGTATTTCATGTCGGAAGAATTAAAAGTGCCCGCAGCGGTTGCCGAGCACCGCGTAGACGGTGCTAAACAGTTCATAAAAGATTCTAATGTTGATACTATCATCCTCGACGATGCATTTCAGCATAGATGGATTTACAGAAACATTGATGTTGTAATAATTGATCAGAGATTTTTGGATAAAGAAGGACAGATTGAACAACATCTGCTTCCTCTTGGTTCAATGCGGGAACCGTTTGAATCGTTGAATCGTTCTGATATTATTATAATCAATAGAAAATTTTCAGAGATAAAAAAAATTCCGGAAAAATTGGAAAGATATTTTAAAGGAAAAGAAGTATTTACCGGTTATTATGAATCGATTGGTTTTTACGACGTGAAAAGTCATCATTTTTTTAACATGAACGAGTTTCAAGGTCAAAAAAGTTTAGTGGTATGCGGAATTGCCCGCCCATATTCTTTTTTGAATGCACTGGAGAAAAATAAAATTGATATTACGAATAAAATGATATTTGATGATCATAAAAATTATTCTCTCAAAGAAGTAAATGACATCAGAAAGAAATTTTACGATTCAAATTCTTATTCGGTACTTACTACACAAAAGGATGCGGTAAAATTCATCAAGTATTCTAAAGAGCTTGACGACATTGATATTTTCTACTTGAAGATTGAATTCAAACTTGATGAACAAAGTAAATTTGACGAATTAATTACGAAATCACTTAACTCACAAAAAAATAATGAGAAACATTTATCGGAGGATATGTTAAATGGCTAAGGCAACACAAAAGTATGTGTACTATTTCGGCGGCAAACGTGCGGAAGGTAAAGCAACTATGAAAGAACTGCTCGGCGGTAAAGGTGCAAACCTTGCCGAGATGGTCAATATTGGATTACCGGTTCCTGCCGGTTTTACAATTACAACCGAAGTATGTACGGCTTATTACAAAAACAACAGAAAGTACCCAAAAGAACTTGAGAAACAAGTTAAAGATGCTCTTGCAAAAACAGAAAAAGAGATGGGTGCAAAGTTTGGAGATAAAGTAAATCCGCTTCTTGTCTCAGTTCGTTCCGGCGCGCGCGCTTCAATGCCAGGCATGATGGAGACAATTCTGAATGTTGGTTTGAACAATCAAACACGCGAAGCATTAATTGCAAAGACCGGAAACCCGCGCTTTGTTTACGATTCACACCGCCGCTTGATTCAAATGTATTCTGATGTTGTAATGGAAAAAGCTGCTGGTATTGAACCGGAAGAAGGTAAAGGTGTTCGCCAGCAATTAGAGAAAGAACTTCATAATATGAAAGAAGCACGCGGTGCTCAGAGCGATACTGATTTGAGTGCAGATGATTTGAAGGAACTTATTGAAATCTATAAAGCAAAAGTTCAGGAAGTTCTTGGTAAACCTTTCCCAGAAAATCCGATGGATCAACTTTGGGGTGCTGTTTCTGCTGTATTTCAAAGCTGGATGGGTAAACGTGCAATCTCTTACAGAAGAATTGAAGGCATTGCAGATGAATGGGGCACTGCTGTAAATGTTCAATCGATGGTATTTGGAAATATGGGTGATACATCTGCAACCGGGGTTGCATTTACACGCAATCCTGCAACCGGAGAAAATTATTTTTACGGCGAATGGCTTCCAAATGCACAAGGTGAAGATGTAGTTGCTGGCATAAGAACTCCAAATCCAATTAATGAAATTGGAAAGAGCGAGCATACTGCTCATCTTCCATCACTAGAAACTGGAATGGTTCCGGCTTATAAACAATTACATGCAATTCAGCGCTCTCTCGAAAAACATTATCACGATATGCTTGATATTGAATTCACAATTCAAGAAGGTCGGCTCTATATGCTTCAGTGCCGTGTTGGAAAAAGAAACGGACCTGCTGCTGTTAAGATGGCTGTTGATATGTATAAAGAAAAATTAATTACTAAAGAAGAAGCTGTAATGCGTGTTCAACCTTCTCAGCTTGATGAACTTCTTCATCCTATCATAGATCCAAAAGCAGAACTTACTTCAGCAGTTATTGTAAAAGGATTACCGGCAGGCCCTGGTGCCGCATCTGGTCAAGTTGTATTTTCTTCTGTTGATGCCGTTGCATGGGCTAAGGAAGGTAAGAAAGTCATTTTGGTTAGAGAAGAAACAAATCCTGAAGACATCGAAGGAATGCGCGCGGCACAAGCAATCTTAACCGGTCGCGGCGGAATGACTTCACACGCAGCTCTTGTAGCACGCGGATGGGGTAAATGCTGTATCGTTGGTGCAGGTTCTGTAAAAATAAATTATCAAGAAAAATATTTTACCGTTGGTGATGTAACAGTTCGAGAAGGTGAATATCTCACTCTAAATGGTTCTAAGGGAACTGTATATCTTGGTGAAATGCCTATGATCAAAGCTGCTGAAGAAAATCCAGACTTCCAGGCATTTATGAAGATTTGCGACGCGGTAAGAAAATTAAAAGTGAGAACAAATGCAGATACACCTGAAGATGCCGCACGTGCGCGTGCATTTGGTGCCGAAGGAATTGGTTTGTTCAGAACCGAACATATGTTCTACGGAATAAACTCTGAAGAACCATTATTCAAATTGCGTAAGATGATTCACTCTAATACGGAAGCCGAAAGAAGAAGCGCATTAAATGAACTCTTCCCATTTGTTAAGCATGATGTGAAAGGTACTCTTGAAGCAATGGACGGTTATCCGGTAACATTCAGAACACTTGATCCACCGCTTCACGAATTTGTGCCAACAAGACAAGATGAAAGAGAAAAACTCGCTTCAAGTTTGGGGATTTCCCTCGATGAGTTAAATAAACGCGCAGATGCATTGCATGAAAATAATCCAATGATGGGACATCGCGGTGTTCGTCTTGGAATTACATTTCCGGAAATTACTGAAATGCAGGTTCGTGCAATATTCGAAGCAACAGCAGAATTATTAGCAGAAGGGAAAAAACCTTACCCGGAAATTATGATTCCTGTTACATGTCATGTTAATGAAATCAAACATCAATATGTAATCATAAATAGAGTTCATGATGAAGTTTGTGCAAAATTCGGTTTGAAGAAGATTGTTCATTTAACCGGAACAATGATTGAAATTCCGCGTGCATGTTTGACTGCAGACAAAATTGCAGAAGTTGCACAATTTTTCTCATTCGGAACAAACGATTTAACACAAATGGGTTTTGGATTTTCTCGCGACGATATCGGCGGGTTCTTACCGGAATATCTTGATAAGAAAATTCTTCCAGTTGATCCGTTCCAGACAATTGACCAAGAAGCGATCGGCAAGTTAATGAAGATGGCAGTTGAAGGCGGACGTTCTACAAGACCTGATCTTAAAATAGGTATATGCGGAGAACATGGCGGCGAACCAAAATCTGTTGAATTCTGTCATAAGATAGGATTGAATTATGTAAGCTGTTCACCGTTCAGAGTTCCGATTGCGCGCCTTGCTGCTGC is a genomic window containing:
- a CDS encoding MtnX-like HAD-IB family phosphatase; amino-acid sequence: MNLNNKSYKIFVDFDGTITQTDVGEAMFLRFGDAVKSKAWVDEWIDQKINSMELWRLLCSQVNNFDENEFDLFLDEIKIDPAFKKFVNYCATEGFELRVLSDGFDFYIQKFLEREGLAHLEVYSNKLSFDEENKLIPLFPFTDEECTQCGNCKRNHVLNFSSDEDYTFYIGDGITDICPAQFCDFIFAKHSLLRHCEINRITFFPYSTFDDVIKKIDELKAKKRLKKRHQAELKRREVFIQG
- a CDS encoding isoprenylcysteine carboxylmethyltransferase family protein — translated: MKKIALKIFKYRSYTPIPFLILMVVFQKADITSIVIGFSIALLGEFFRLWGVSYAGSETRTTNGVGGTFLVVSGAFAYLRNPLYLGNMLMYLGIGIMSMALFPYLQIFALLFFFWQYTVIIKEEESFLQTKYGKSYKDYCAVIPKLIPSFKKYKNPGLEQPEYQLQKGLRSERRTLQAFSLIVLIIIIRYVLSLN
- the lpxB gene encoding lipid-A-disaccharide synthase, which codes for MSKKLMIVAGEASGDLHGASLITELKRLDSSIEIFGIGGDKMIAAGMKAQFHIKQMAFLGFIEVLKHLPFISKVRKELLQKISDEKIDTVVLIDYPGFNLNLAKKLHELGKQVIYYISPQVWAWGKGRIDKIREVVNKMIVVFPFEEKMYRSYNVDVAYVGHPLIEHVENYPYLTKTELYTKLGLNKDKEILLLLPGSRKHEIGKIFPECIAAAEKLSKEFNLQTVVACSENIDENFFTGLTQVKDFKLVKGFTYDLLKHSHFGIIKSGTSTLEAGLFELPFIVVYSTNYFTYGLGRILVQIKNIAMANIILEENVIDELIQYDVNAENIYVKSAAILNSNEKYNAIKQKLGLIKAKLGGTGASRKTAELINMRLNEAK
- a CDS encoding lysophospholipid acyltransferase family protein is translated as MKLSNFQRNVLRYIGIRFASAAIRLLLRSLRITTVNGESLSRLQQEKKNFVTAFWHGSMMIGWFIHRNDNASALVSQSKDGDVLASILEKWNYHVVRGSSSTGGSDALTVMILLIREGYSLAITPDGPRGPIYNMKAGAVITAKKSNVPLFLVGIGIKKKFVLKSWDRFEVPKPFSKVVVVYSEPIYIDQNLSHEETNQKIIECEELLNKLHKDALSLC
- the lpxK gene encoding tetraacyldisaccharide 4'-kinase → MLDFLRIILSPLVVVYSLITKIRNLFFDKNIFSASKVDAKIISVGNLTVGGSGKTPATMMIAKTLKGKNRKVGLLSRGYGRNSIGYVYVSDGEKIYTSVDECGDEMYFMSEELKVPAAVAEHRVDGAKQFIKDSNVDTIILDDAFQHRWIYRNIDVVIIDQRFLDKEGQIEQHLLPLGSMREPFESLNRSDIIIINRKFSEIKKIPEKLERYFKGKEVFTGYYESIGFYDVKSHHFFNMNEFQGQKSLVVCGIARPYSFLNALEKNKIDITNKMIFDDHKNYSLKEVNDIRKKFYDSNSYSVLTTQKDAVKFIKYSKELDDIDIFYLKIEFKLDEQSKFDELITKSLNSQKNNEKHLSEDMLNG
- the ppdK gene encoding pyruvate, phosphate dikinase, which gives rise to MAKATQKYVYYFGGKRAEGKATMKELLGGKGANLAEMVNIGLPVPAGFTITTEVCTAYYKNNRKYPKELEKQVKDALAKTEKEMGAKFGDKVNPLLVSVRSGARASMPGMMETILNVGLNNQTREALIAKTGNPRFVYDSHRRLIQMYSDVVMEKAAGIEPEEGKGVRQQLEKELHNMKEARGAQSDTDLSADDLKELIEIYKAKVQEVLGKPFPENPMDQLWGAVSAVFQSWMGKRAISYRRIEGIADEWGTAVNVQSMVFGNMGDTSATGVAFTRNPATGENYFYGEWLPNAQGEDVVAGIRTPNPINEIGKSEHTAHLPSLETGMVPAYKQLHAIQRSLEKHYHDMLDIEFTIQEGRLYMLQCRVGKRNGPAAVKMAVDMYKEKLITKEEAVMRVQPSQLDELLHPIIDPKAELTSAVIVKGLPAGPGAASGQVVFSSVDAVAWAKEGKKVILVREETNPEDIEGMRAAQAILTGRGGMTSHAALVARGWGKCCIVGAGSVKINYQEKYFTVGDVTVREGEYLTLNGSKGTVYLGEMPMIKAAEENPDFQAFMKICDAVRKLKVRTNADTPEDAARARAFGAEGIGLFRTEHMFYGINSEEPLFKLRKMIHSNTEAERRSALNELFPFVKHDVKGTLEAMDGYPVTFRTLDPPLHEFVPTRQDEREKLASSLGISLDELNKRADALHENNPMMGHRGVRLGITFPEITEMQVRAIFEATAELLAEGKKPYPEIMIPVTCHVNEIKHQYVIINRVHDEVCAKFGLKKIVHLTGTMIEIPRACLTADKIAEVAQFFSFGTNDLTQMGFGFSRDDIGGFLPEYLDKKILPVDPFQTIDQEAIGKLMKMAVEGGRSTRPDLKIGICGEHGGEPKSVEFCHKIGLNYVSCSPFRVPIARLAAAHAVVKEMQSVKPAAKKAVKKVVKKTNKKVSKKK